A genomic segment from Gopherus evgoodei ecotype Sinaloan lineage chromosome 6, rGopEvg1_v1.p, whole genome shotgun sequence encodes:
- the TRIM14 gene encoding tripartite motif-containing protein 14 → MAQPEPERGAAARGEPGPRCELCPAGAAEWSCLTCLASYCGAHVRPHLGEPGGAPAFRGHRLGPAGEAAAELRALRERGRWCPEHRERPLELFCADCALCVCALCPVLGAHRGHRVSLVGQAAQGTKEFMTTYLKELELKKKQEVGNIRHIEQAVNDLKAHASASKASLAGKLTELRLLLDEEERLTKKFIDEKTHQALMMYEQQTETCQEQIQIIESFSDRIRQIQQRSDPIQLLQDYTASEKEIQQQRAPAEQWHPVPMSFEHVMNHYRGLARAMQSILQKPLEARLKEDIFSSLNATSRKEPGALLKTRSTVDRSLFLKHARSPTLEYDSLHPRLSLSEDRLTVSCSWRRKFYPSSPQRFDKLWQVLSKDAFFSGSHYWEVDVLHAGQGWWIGAAYPSIKRHGDSETCRLGWNRASWCIKRFDLEYWAFHKGERTLILIDDDPERIGVFLDYEAGILSFYNVTDGMVHLHTFRCKFTEPLYPALRLWEGAITICKLT, encoded by the exons ATGGCGCAGCCCGAGCCCGAGCGCGGCGCCGCAGCCCGCGGGGAGCCGGGCCCCCGCTGCGAGCTGTGCCCGGCCGGCGCGGCCGAGTGGAGCTGCCTCACCTGCCTGGCCTCCTACTGCGGGGCCCACGTGCGGCCGCACCTCGGGGAGCCCGGCGGGGCTCCCGCCTTCCGCGGGCACCGCCTGGGCCCGGCCGGGGAGGCGGCGGCCGAGCTGCGGGCGCTGCGGGAGCGGGGCCGCTGGTGCCCCGAGCACCGGgagcggcccctggagctgttctGCGCCGACTGCGCGCTCTGCGTGTGCGCCCTGTGCCCGGTGCTGGGCGCCCACCGCGGCCACCGCGTCAGCCTGGTGGGGCAGGCCGCGCAGGGCACCAAG GAATTCATGACAACGTACTTGAAGGAACTAGAATTGAAAAAGAAACAGGAAGTTGGCAATATAAGACATATAGAACAAGCTGTTAATGACCTTAAG GCACACGCCTCGGCTAGTAAAGCATCTCTGGCAGGGAAGCTCACCGAACTCCGGTTACTACTTGATGAAGAGGAGAGGTTGACAAAAAAATTCATAGATGAAAAGACTCACCAGGCCCTCATGATGTATGAGCAGCAGACGGAGACATGTCAAGAACAAATTCAAATCATAGAGAGCTTCTCAGACCGGATCAGGCAGATCCAGCAGCGAAGTGATCCCATTCAGTTATTACAG GACTACACTGCATCAGAAAAAGAAATACAGCAGCAGAGGGCTCCGGCGGAACAGTGGCATCCGGTGCCTATGTCATTTGAGCATGTTATGAACCATTACAGGGGCTTAGCAAGAGCTATGCAGTCCATTCTGCAGAAACCTTTAGAAGCTCGTCTGAAAGAAG ACATTTTCAGCAGCCTTAATGCCACTTCAAGGAAGGAGCCTGGTGCATTGCTGAAAACACGATCTACAGTTGATCGATCGTTATTTTTAAAAC ATGCGAGATCTCCAACCCTGGAATACGATAGCCTTCATCCTAGGTTGAGTTTGTCTGAGGATCGTCTTACAGTaagctgcagctggaggaggaaatTTTACCCTTCTAGCCCCCAGAGATTTGATAAATTATGGCAAGTCTTGAGCAAAGATGCTTTCTTCTCTGGGAGCCATTACTGGGAGGTGGACGTGCTTCACGCTGGACAAGGATGGTGGATTGGAGCAGCATACCCTTCCATCAAGAGACATGGAGACTCCGAAACTTGTCGACTAGGGTGGAACAGAGCATCCTGGTGTATAAAAAGGTTTGACCTTGAATATTGGGCATTTCACAAGGGAGAGAGGACCCTGATCCTGATAGATGACGATCCAGAACGAATTGGTGTTTTCCTGGATTACGAGGCTGGCATCCTCTCGTTCTATAATGTAACGGATGGTATGGTCCACCTGCATACATTCCGCTGCAAGTTCACAGAGCCTCTTTACCCAGCACTTAGGCTATGGGAAGGTGCAATAACAATCTGCAAACTGACTTAG